In Quercus lobata isolate SW786 chromosome 12, ValleyOak3.0 Primary Assembly, whole genome shotgun sequence, a genomic segment contains:
- the LOC115972244 gene encoding uncharacterized protein LOC115972244 — MEKIEHTTITANGINMHVASIGTGPVILFLHGFPELWYSWRHQLLSLSSHGYRCIAPDLRGYGDTDAPPSAASYTVFHIVGDLVGLIDHLGIDQVFLVGHDWGAIIAWNFCLFRPDRIKALVNTSVVWFPRNPTINPVDGFRAVFGDDYYVCRFQEPGETEKNFDNLDTSLLFKNLLSNRDPSPPFFPKEIGLSSLLKTPETLPSWLSEEDTDYYGRIFKKTGFTGGLNYYRALKLSWELTAPWTGLQIKVPVKFIVGDLDLTYTVPGVKEYIHNGGFKQEVPNLQDVVVIEGAAHFINQEKPEEVSAHIHDFIKKF; from the exons ATGGAAAAGATAGAGCACACAACCATAACCGCAAATGGCATTAACATGCACGTCGCGTCAATAGGGACAGGTCCAGTGATTCTCTTCCTCCATGGCTTCCCTGAACTTTGGTACTCATGGCGCCACCagcttctctccctctcttcccATGGCTACCGTTGCATTGCCCCTGACCTCCGTGGATATGGTGACACTGATGCTCCGCCCTCCGCCGCCTCCTACACCGTGTTTCACATCGTCGGTGACCTTGTTGGCCTTATTGATCATCTGGGTATTGACCAGGTCTTCTTGGTTGGCCATGACTGGGGAGCTATCATAGCCTGGAATTTTTGCTTGTTCAGGCCTGACCGAATCAAAGCACTGGTCAACACGAGTGTGGTGTGGTTTCCTAGGAACCCAACTATAAATCCTGTGGATGGATTTAGGGCTGTGTTTGGTGATGATTACTACGTTTGCAGGTTTCAA GAACCTGGAGAGACCGAAAAGAATTTTGATAACCTGGATACTTCACTACTATTTAAGAATCTTCTTTCAAATAGGGATCCAAGTCCTCCATTCTTTCCTAAAGAAATTGGACTAAGTAGTCTACTTAAAACTCCAGAGACCTTGCCCTCTTGGTTGTCAGAAGAAGATACTGACTACTATGGCAGAATATTTAAAAAGACAGGCTTCACTGGAGGGTTGAACTATTATCGCGCTTTGAAACT ATCCTGGGAGCTCACAGCACCATGGACTGGACTGCAGATCAAAGTGCCTGTAAAGTTCATTGTGGGCGACCTGGACCTCACGTATACCGTCCCAGGTGTAAAAGAATATATACACAATGGTGGCTTCAAGCAAGAGGTGCCAAATCTTCAAGATGTAGTTGTAATTGAAGGAGCAGCCCACTTTATCAATCAAGAAAAGCCAGAGGAGGTCAGCGCACACATTCATGACTTTATCAAGAAGTTCTGA